The genomic region GataaatcacaaaataattatGCAGAGTTTAAAAAGCTAGAaccataaaaatacattttaagttatTCTATactcatgagctccttattgccaaattcagactgaaatggaagaaagtagggaaaaccactagaccattcaggtatgatctaaatcaaatcccttatgattataccgtggaagtgagaaatagatttaagggactagatctgatagagtgcctgatgaactatggagagaggatcgtgacattgtacaggagacagggatcacgaccatccccatggaaaagaaatgcaaaaaagcaaaaaatggctgtcttgggaggccttacaaatagctatgaaaagaagtgaaaatcaaaggagaaaaggaaagatataagcatctgaatgcagacttccaaagaatagcaagaagagataagaaagccttcctcagcgatcaatgcaaagaaatagaggaaaacaacagaatgggaaagactagagatctcttcaagaaaattacagatacaaagggaacatttcatgcaaagatgggctcgataaaggacagaaatgatatggacctaacagaagaagaagatattaagaagaggtggcaagaatacacagaagaactgtacaaacaagatcttcacaaccaagataatcacgatggtatgatcactcacctagagccagacatcctggaatgggaagtcaagtgggccttagaaagcatcactatgaacaaagctagtggaggtgatggaattccagttgagctatttcaatcctgaaagatgatgctgtgaaagtgctgcactcaatatgccagcaaatttggaaaactcagcagcggccacaggaccggaaaaggtcagttttaattccaatcccaaagaaaggcaatgccaaagaatgctcaaactactgcacaactgcactcatctcacatggtagtaaagtaaagctcaaaattctccaagccagacttcagcaatacgtgaacagtgaagttccagatgatcaagctggttttagaaaaggcagaggaaccagagatcaatttgccaacatccgctggatcatggagaaagcaagagagttccagaaaaatatctatttctgctttattgactatgccaaagtctttgtgtggatcacaataaactgtggaaaactctgaaagaggtgggaataacagaccacctgacctgcctcttgagaaacctgtacacaggtcaggaagcaaaagttagaactggacatggaataatagactggttccaaataggaaaaggaatacgtcaagtctggatattgtcaccctgcttatttaacttatatgcagagtacaccatgagaaaggctgggctggaagaagcacatgcaggaatcaggattgccaggagaaatatcaattacctcagatatgcagatgacaccacccttatggcagaaagtgaagaggaactaaaaagcctcttgatgaaagtgaaagtggagagtgaaaaagttggcttaaagctcaacattcagaaaactaagatcatggcatccggtcccatcacttcatgggaaatagatgggggaaacagtggaaacagtgtcagactttatttttgggggctccaaaatcactgcagatggtgactgcagccatgaaattaaaagacacttactccttggaaggaaagttatgaccaacctagatagcttattcaaaagcagagacattactttgccaacaaaggttcgtctagtcaaggctatggtttttccagtggtcatgtacggatgtgagagttggcctgtgaagaaagctgagcaccgaagaattgatgcttttgaactgtggtgttggagaagactcttgagagtcccttggactgcaaggagatccaaccagtccattctgaaggagatcagccctgggtgttctttggaaggaatgatgctaaggctgaaactccagtagtttggccacctcatgtgaagagctgactcattggaaaagactctgatgctgggagggattgggggcaggaggagaagggaacgacagaggatgagatggctggatggcatcactgactcgatggacgtgagtctgagttaactctgggagttggtgatggacagggaggcctggcgtgctgcaattcatggggtcgcagagtcagacacgactgagcagctgaactgaactgaacttgtcctTGTAGGTGACAGTGACATCTGCCTACCAAATATTACCCTAGTAAATAATGTCAGGGATGCAGGCAGGTCCCAGGGAATCAAATTCTGAAACATTACCTAGGAACAAGGGACCCAATTCATGCTGTTCCCACATACACCAGAGGTTGACAACCTGCTCAAGAAGACCTTTGTCACACAAATCATCTCGACATACAGGACACACAGTTAGGCCTGCAAAGCCTGGTATTCCTTCCCAGGAGGTCTTGAGCAGTGATGTAAATTAGGCTGAAAGTAGAATAAGAGCTGTTCTTTCTTTATCATTCTGCAAATACCACTGAGACTCAACAGTCGGCGCTCTCACACAAGCTGTTCATTCTTTTAGGCTGGCAAGCCCAATTCTGTTCTCAACTCAACCCACAGAGTGAACAAAATTCCCAGGAGAAAAGATAGCTTAGAAACTAAGGCATGAGTTGCAAAACCAGAACAATATGAGGCAGACAATTTCCAGGTCAGGTGACTTGGGGGCTGATCAAACTCATCACGAGGGTCACAAGAGACCAACACAGTCTGAAACATGGACATCTCTGCAGGCAACCAGCAGAACTAAGCTTGCATTCTTCTGACCGAAAATGGATCACACCCATGCTTCCACCAGTAGGGAGCAGGAAGGAGTGAGGATCATCAATAGGGTCAGGCTACCGATGGTGCCCTCTAGGGAAGACAGGAAGAGCAGAGATCTTGCCCACCAAAGCATCTGGGGTGACATATGCACAATGTGGGGCCCTGCTGTTGCACAGGTGTATGGCTTCTTTCAGACACTGGCAGTGACACGCTTTTGGCAAGCATGCAGAGATCTTTCACACTGGCCAAGGCATGTTATGAAGTACAATACTGCCCCAGAACGCTTCCCACAGAGCTGGCACACAGAACAATCTCCTCAGGGTGGGAGTTCAAACACGAGGCTCATCTTCTAGCTTATAGCTACTCACGAAGGCTCCTCTCAGAGCCTCTCTCTGGTGTCACTCACTATGTTGAATAAGACAGAGTATTGCCTGCTCTCCTAAGGCCTTTCTCCAGCATGAACCTTCCAATGTCTgatgagggaagccctttgcctgaaggctttcccacactcACTGCATTTATACGGCCTTTCTCCAGTATGGATTCGAAGGTGCTGCATAAGCACATGTTTGTGGCTAAAGGCTTTTCCACACTCACTGCACACATACGGCTTCTCACCATTGTGAACTCTCTGGTGGGCAATAAGATCGGAGCTTTGGCTGAAAAACTTCCCACATGCAATGCACTCATAAGGCCGTGCCCCAGTATGAACACTCCAGTGCTTAATGAGTCTGTATTTGTGGCCGAAgtatttcccacattcactgcactcataAGGCCTTTCTCCGGTGTGGATACTCTCGTGCTGAACAAGCGTGGATTTGTGACTGTAGGCTTTCCCACATTCGCCGCACTTGTAAGGCCGTGCTCCAGTGTGGACTCTCTGGTGTACAATGAGATTAGAGCTATGATTAAAAACTTTCCCACATATGCCACACTCATAAGGCATCTCTCCAGTGTGGATCCTCTGGTGCTGTGCAAGTATGGGTTTGCGGCTAAAGGTTTTCCCACATTCGCTGCACTTGTAAGGCCTCTCTCCAGTGTGGACTCTCTGGTGCTGAACAAGTGAGTCTTTGCGGctgaaggccttcccacattcGCTGCACTCATAATGCTTTTGTCCACTGTGAAAGACCTCTGCACAGTGGGTGTCACTTTGTGGCTTCCACTTGCTAAGAGGGTAATGCTGCTGAAACATGCTTGAGCTGGTTGGGAAATCCTCACAACCCTCCCCGGTGGTAAAAGGTGTCTCCGATGACTGGACAGGGCAGCTGCTCACAAGAAGGGCCCTGTGCACGTCCCTCCTGTGGGGTTTCTCTCCACTGTGCTGATTGTGGAGGGGGAAGTTTGCACTGAACCACAGCTGTTTCCCACATGCTACACACAAGTATGGTTTCTGCCCAGGACGTGTTTCCTGGTGCTCAGCCATGTGCAGAACATCTCTCAAGATCGGGCCACATGTCTCACAGGGGTGGGCCTTCTGGGAAGATGGAATCGTCTTAGGAATCATGCCCTTAGACACTCTTTTTACAGAAATGCTCTGCTCAAAACGGATCTCATCGTCCTCCATTCCATGCCAACAACCTGAAAGCAGACAAATGCTGGTAAAGTACACAGTGACACTGGTGGGAAGGGGCAGTTATTACAAATGTGCGTTTATCAAAACTAAGACTGAGGTCTGCCTTCAGGACAAAAGGCCAGGGTGCAAGTTGAGTAAAGGGCTGCTCCACAGTCTTTGGCATCTAAAGGTCACAGGCTGGAAGCGGCTTTGATGGGGAGAGGACACAGATCTGATGAACAGCCCAGAAAGAGCCAGGGTCCCCAATGAAATTATCTACAAATGCATTGTAGGAAGGCCTTGGCGGCTGGGGAGACATGCAGAAGAGTGTGTTTACTAAACAGCTACAAATGAATAGAATAGCTGGTATTGAAGAATTATTTGAAGGACGTGCACCTCTCATGACACACAGAGCATATAAGCCAGTGTTGGAGAGCAGTACAGAGGAAGCAGTGGAGAGGAACAGCTGAGATGTGGGCAGAGGTGAGGAACTGCCAAAGGCCAAAGGTCACAGCATAAAAGGTAAGTGGGTAAACAAGGCAGTAAAGACAGGAATGAAGTGTGGGCAGTGGCCTTGGCACTTAAACCACTGTGGGCACTGAGAGGCTGGGGAGTGACCAGAACCCAGCCTGACATCACACTTTCCCCAGCTCCCACTCACCAGGGCTACCTGCACTCTGAGTCTCTCTGGTCAGGGCTGGAATTGTGTCGGCCCAGTCAGAGGCCCAGGGCTCCCTGCCCAGCTCCTGTGGGGAAACCCCATGGGACATGGAAGATGCATATCCTAAGGAAAAGACAGGACAGGTAAATGGCCAGGTGTGGGTGACCCACCCCTCAGAGAAGAAAcctaaatatgaaaataactcTGAAGTATTGTCTTGTAGGAATAGCCTAGTGGTCCCGACAAGTAGTGATTGTACTGGGTCCTTGGGATTCCTGATACAGGTAGGCTATGAGAAATGTCAGCTAGAGGAAGGGGACACAATCTGGGGCACAGGAGTGCCATGAATCTGGACAGAGGCACCCAGTCAGGGAGAGGACAAACCGGACATGATCCACTGGGTAACAACTGGACACTTCACGCCTGCGTTCCTCCATGCAAGCCTTCAGGGCAGCAGGTAGTGGGACCACTCAGAAATCAGAAGTGCTAGAGCCCACAGTTCACACCTGGCACCCATGGCACCTACTCCAGGGAACCATGGCGGTGGTGGTACTGCCTATGGTTCTGATGCAGGAAACAGGGAAGGGGGAGAGCCTAGTCCAGGCACTGCAGGGGACAAGAGGGCCTTACCCAGTGAGGCCATCAGTGCAAAGTTCTCCAGCATCACTTCGCGGTACAGGAGCCTCTGAGCCTCATCAAGGAGCCCCCACTCCTCCTGGGAGAAGGACACGAACACGTCCTCAAAGGTCACATTCCCCTGCCACAATGGGGAGAGCAGTCTGTGAGCAGTCTCCTTCCCAAGGATCCCATCTGCCCCCACAGAACTCCCCTGACCATTCCTTCCCACCCAGCTCCTCAACTCAGAGGAACCCCCAGCACCAGGTGCCATATATGTCTGCTCTCTTCTCAGGGTCCCGTTGGTCACTGTGTCCACCCACAGCAATAACAGGCAGGTGGGGCAGAAAGACCCCATTTTCTGGGACCCCCAATTCTGGGGCTGGCATGGCGCACAggacccccacccacctccttccAGCCAGTtctttgaaagttgctaaaatcATGATTACCAGACAACCAAAGTTAGGCTCATCTTTATTCCTTAAGCCCCCCAAATCAGGGCCCAAGTGCCATCAATTCACACTCCTTTTCCACATGCACATTGCTCTTCTAGATCACTCTACCACAACTCTGGCTGCTTACCCAGTTATTGGCCTCCACCATCATCTTCCTAGCTCATTAACTGCCCCCCAGAGAGCAGAGACTGCTGGGTAATGTAGTTCACATGCCGCCAAACCTTGAGGAAATCGACAGGTTAGGTGCGGAGCTGGCGCGCAGCCATTTGCAGGCACCTGTTACTGAGTAACCGTTACCAGGAAACCATTCCCGGGAGACTGCAGGAGGGTGTTGCAGCCTGGAGCAGAGACCAGCACCTTGCCTCATGATTCCAGGGTGCGGCAAACTGCACCTTCTTGACTATCCTAGTAAGTATGCCAAACGGACATTCTTCGGGTGGGACGTGCTCTCTGCTGCGCTTCACTGCCTGCCCCTGAGTCCGTCCCCATGGTAACAAAACAAGATGTTCCTAATCAACAGCAGAGCCATAACTTTACTCCCTCTTTAGGGTGCGCTGATCAAACTCCCCAGTATAGCTATTCCCTAATGATCTCATGTGACTTCTGCCAATAAAAGTGCGGGCTGAAAGGAGCCATATTGTCTTCCTGTCATGGAGCGCAGGAGGGTCCCCTGACTCCCCGCTTGCCAAattatatgtctgtttttccttACATGCTCGCTGTATCAGGTCTTTCTCACCGTCTGTGCCAGACGCGGCACAGGGCACTCTTGTGCTGCTGTAGTTTCTCCCTTGTGAACCTATGTACATGCCATCTTCTACTTTTTGGATGTCTCTCTCCTGAACCCCTCCATATAACTTCAGCCCCATGTCCAGCAGCTCACAGGATACCTCAAGGGCTCTCTGGCACATCTCAGACTCTCCACGTGGCCACAAATAAACTACTGATACCCATATGCAGAGTTACTTCTACCACTAACTTGCCCACGTCAGCTGATGGCGCTTCTACCCTTCTGACTGATATGGCCTAACACCTTGGGGCTGTCTCTTTCTTACACAGAAAATCTGACCCAATCACTTCTCCCGTCTACACAGCGACCCCTCTGGCCCAACCATTTATTACAACTCGCCTGGAATACAGAAGCAGCCTTCTCCCGTCTTTCTCCTTACCTCTATCCTAATTCCCTCAACCCTCACCACATAGCCTGTTCTCCACTTGGAATTCAGAattgtctttgttgctgtttagtcactaagctgtgcccaactctttgagaccgcatggattgtagcccaccgggctcctctgtccatgggatttcccaggcaagaacactgcagtggattgccatttccttctccaagggatcttcccaacccagggatcaaacatagcATCTACAGGGAAGCTGTGAAAACCCAGATCAGATCACCTCGCTCCTCTGCTCCACATCTGCCTCAGAACAGAGGCCTAGCTTCTCAGTTGGCCATTTCAGGCCTGACTCCTGCTACCAGACTTGGTGATGATctgtaggttttctttcttttttttttttaattccgaATTCAATCTCACCATCAGGTATGCTGGTTCCTGTGCCTGGAACTGCCACACCTTATTCCAATGGTCACCAGGAGTCAGTGTCCTGCCATATAACTCCTGGACTGGACTGAGAACTCTGAGGTTGGTGTTTCTCAGGGGTCCTCAGACTCAAGAGCTGGGAGAGTACAAGGTAACGCGTTCTATGAAACCACAATCCTGGAGCCCTGATGGGTGAAGGTGAAGGTGGAATCGATGAGAGACTGGACATCCTTGTCTCACTGTATAAATCCCATAATTACTTCTGAGATTGGGGAACCTATAGATACAGGGAACCTGTGAGAGAGAAGCAACCACGAAATAGCCCCGAGAGAGCCTCAGGCCTCTCTCCTGGTGCTGCTCGGCCATAAGGACCTGGAGCTGACAGTCTACCCTGTGTGCCGCAGTCCTCTAGGCCATCTAACAACTGCGTGGCCTTGGACCATCTCTCAACATTTCTGTGCTCCACTGTCCTCTCTCTCGCGTCAAGTTTGCTCACACCTGGACAGTCTACATTTTAAACCATCAGATATGGTCTCTCTGTTTAGAACCTTCCGTGCTCCCATCACCTTCAGAATGAAGGCACAGCTGCTCAGACCCTCTGATCTTTTCAGACACCAAAGACTCAGACTCCAGGTTTCCCATATGCTCTGCACATTCCGGCCTCAACTTCTGTAACGTCCTGTCATCCCATCACGCGGGCTGTCAGAAATGTCCGCCCAACAGCGCCCCTACAGTCGGGACACAGGGCCCAGAGCTGCGGAGCTCTGAGGCTTCCCTCATTCGAGGCTTCAGGATTCAGAGACGGAGGTCCAGGGAGGACCCAGGGGCGCAGCACCCACCTGCGCCGGGTCCGTCAGCACCGCGGCCGCCATCGGCACCTGCGAACTGGGGAAGGCGAGAGGCTGCAGAGCGACAGGTGCTAGGTCCTGGGCTCCGGCGGCCGGGTCACCCGAGCAGCGCCACTACCAATCCTCAGGTCCGCCTCTGTTTAGGGCAACAACGCCTCTCACGTTTTCCCCATCGCGTCACCCCTTGTGTGACGTAGCCTCCTGGATACGGATCTGGTGGACGAATCCGAAAGCAAACACTATGTCCGCCCAAAACGGGAACAGGAAGTCCCACCCAGGCATCGTCCCTATGAACGGAAACTCCCCTTTCGTGGGGCCTCATTGGCCCAGAGCTGCCGAGGCTCCTGGGTAATGTAGTTCCCAAAGCACCAACGATGAAGTGGGGCATTGGCGCCACCTGCAGGTCACAAATGGCGCTACCTAGCTAACGCCGCCTAGAAAAGGTTTCTTTCAGTTTGAGGATTAGGCAgttttggatcatggaaaaagcaagagagttccagaaaaacatctatttctgctttattgactatgccaaagtcttttactgtgtggatcacaataaactgtggaaaattctgaaagagatgggaataccagaccacctgacctgcttcttgagaaacctatatgcaggtcaggaagcaacacttagaactggacgtggaacaacagattggttccaaataggaaaaggagtacgtcaaggctgtatattgtcaccctcttgtttaacttatatgcagagtacatcataagaaacgctgggctggaagaagcacacgctggaatcaagattgccgggagacatacaaataacctcagatatgcagatgacgccacccttatggcagaaagtgaagagaaactaaaaagcctcttgatgagagtgaaagggcagagtgaaaaagttggcttaaagctcaacattcagaaaacgaagatcatggaatctggccccatcacttcatgggaaatagatggggaaacagtgtcagactttatttttggggctccaaaatcactgcagatggtgattgcagccattaagttaaaacacgcttactccttggaaggaaagttatgaccaacctagatagcatattcaaaagcagagatattactttgccaacaaaggtccgtctagttaaggctatggtttttccagtggtcatgtatggatgtgagagttggactgtgaagaaagctgagcaccgaagaattgatgctttgaactgttgtgttggagaagactcttgagagtcccttggactgcaaggagatccaaccaggccattctgaaggagatcaaccctgggacttctttggaaggacttatgctaaagctgaaactccaatactttggccacctgatgcgaagagttgactcattggaaaagactgatgctgggagggattgagggcaggaggagaaggggatgccagaggatgagatggctggatggcatcactgactcgatggacatgagtttgagtgaactccgggagttggtgatggacagggaggcctcagttcagttcagtcacttaaccgtgtccgactcttcacgaccccatgaattgcagcacgccaggcctttgttggcaaagtaatatctctgcttttgaatatgctatctagcttggtcataactttccttccaaggagtaagtgtcttttaatttcatggttgcaatcaccatctgtggtgattttggagccccaaaaaataaagtctgacactgtttccactgtttccccatctatttcccatgaagtgatggggccagattccatgatcttcgttttctgaatgttgagttttaagccaactttttcactctttcaccttcatcaagaggctttttagttcctcttcactttctgccataagggtggtgtcatctgcatatctgaggttattgatatttctcccagcaatcttgattccagcttgtgcttcttccagcccagcatttctcatgatgtactctgcatataaattaaataagcagggtgacaatatacagacttgatgtactccttttcctatttggaaccagtctgttgttccatgtccagttctaactgctgcttcctgacctgcatacatatttctcaagacgcaggtcaggtggtctggtattccaatctttcagaattttccacagttttttgtgatccaaacaggcaaaggctttggcatagtcaataaagcagaaatacatgtttttctggaactgtcttgctttttctatgatccagcggatgttggcaatttggtctctggttcctctgccttttctaaaaccagcttgaacaactggaagttcacggttcacatattgctgaagcctggctcggagaattttgagcattactttactagtgtgtgagatgagtgcaactgtgcggtagttttagcattctttggcattgcctttctttgggaggcctggtgtgctgcaattcatggggttgcaaagagacaccactgagcaactggacCGAACTGACTGAAGGTATGGGAAAGTCATTTTGGCTTATGCAATAATTTAACTTGAACGTTAGGCTAACCAAAACAGCCTGTGTGTGGCTTATCAAATATGCACTGCACATGTGCATTtgttattaaagaaaagaacacaCTGACCAGAAGTAAAGACTGTCCATTTTTGagataaagataaaaacatcTCCCCTTCCTGGGATGCCAAAGCTATTACTCCTTTGATGATAACATTCCTTTGCCAGGTGCCAAGGCCGTATTGAGTAGTGCATGTGCTGATGTGGTTTTCAGTTTGCTCTTGTTTTCTGGGATCTTTGACTACGTCATCGCCTACATTCAGAACTCAGTCTTTGCTTCATCACCAAGTTTTTGATATTGGACATCGCACTGGCAAAGGAAACTTGGTAACATATAATTGGTTCACTCTAAGGAAACCACTTTCTTGTGGTCCTCAAGATCCTCTTTAAGTCCTTCAAGAGAATGAAGGACTGGAGCACCAGCTGCGCAGGGACATTGAAATACAAGCCCATCTACAATAAGGATGGTCTCTAGATGACAGTCTGGCAGAGTTCCTCACTACTACTCCACCACCATCTCTGCAGCTCTGTTACTCAATGCAAGTCCGTGTGGCCCACAAACAGTGAGGCCAAATTATACCAAAACGTAGGAGTTTGGAGCAGTGAAAGGTTCACTGCAGAGACAGGTAAGGAGATGGATTTCTCATGCCCCAAACCCCGGACTCcctaaaagttttaagaaaaactgaaaagtgagGGAGGGGTCAGGTTAGTTGTATGGGGTAAAAAGACATGAGCGTTGAGGGGAGGCCTGGCAGAAAGGGATGCAAGCTGATCCCTAAACTCCATCCCAGACACACCCAGGAGAGCTCACATATATGCTACAAAATAACTGCAGAGACTTTTCAACTGCTACACTTGTGCCCTAGGCACACAGTGGATACAAAATGACCACAGGAGCTCTCTCTAACCTTGGGCAGTTAGGCAGTTAGGAGCTGATACAGGGTTTATGAATATTCTACGTCTAATTATCATAGGTGGAATTATGGGGAGATATAAACAATTTACCCtgcttatatataatttataattgttAATCAGCCTCGAGTGTATGCCCATTTGTATTCCCTTTCATTGATTTGTGGTGGGTACAAGCCCTACATTGCACAGGACATAACCAAAAGgaggagttgttgttgttctcagcctttgttccaaggagcaagtgtcctttaatttcatggctgcagtcatcaactgcagtgattctggagccccccgaaaaataaagtctgtcactgtttccattgttcagttcagttcagtcagtcgctcagttgtgtctgactctgcgaccccatggaccgcagcacgccaggcctccctgtccatcaccaactcctggggtttacccaaactcatgttcattgagttggtgatgccatccaaccatctcatcctctgttgtccccttctcctcctgccctctgttgtccccttctcctcctgccttcaatctttctcagcatcagggtcttttcaaatgagtcagctctttgcatcaggtggcgaaagtattggagtttcagcttcaacatcagtccttccgttGTCaactcatctatttgccatgaagtgatgggaccagatgccatgatcttaattttttgaatgttgagtttcaagccagctttttcactttcttctttcactttcatcaagagtctctttagttcctctttgctttctgctatagaGTGGTGCcatttacatatctgaggttattgatatttctcctgtcaaccttgattccagcttgtgcttcatccagcctggcattttgcatcttGTGctctttatataaattaaataaatgggggcggggggaggggaacaatatacagccttg from Bubalus bubalis isolate 160015118507 breed Murrah chromosome 18, NDDB_SH_1, whole genome shotgun sequence harbors:
- the ZNF772 gene encoding zinc finger protein 772 isoform X6, whose translation is MAAAVLTDPAQEEWGLLDEAQRLLYREVMLENFALMASLGCWHGMEDDEIRFEQSISVKRVSKGMIPKTIPSSQKAHPCETCGPILRDVLHMAEHQETRPGQKPYLCVACGKQLWFSANFPLHNQHSGEKPHRRDVHRALLVSSCPVQSSETPFTTGEGCEDFPTSSSMFQQHYPLSKWKPQSDTHCAEVFHSGQKHYECSECGKAFSRKDSLVQHQRVHTGERPYKCSECGKTFSRKPILAQHQRIHTGEMPYECGICGKVFNHSSNLIVHQRVHTGARPYKCGECGKAYSHKSTLVQHESIHTGERPYECSECGKYFGHKYRLIKHWSVHTGARPYECIACGKFFSQSSDLIAHQRVHNGEKPYVCSECGKAFSHKHVLMQHLRIHTGERPYKCSECGKAFRQRASLIRHWKVHAGERP